The Solanum pennellii chromosome 11, SPENNV200 genome contains a region encoding:
- the LOC107003035 gene encoding LOW QUALITY PROTEIN: putative CCA tRNA nucleotidyltransferase 2 (The sequence of the model RefSeq protein was modified relative to this genomic sequence to represent the inferred CDS: inserted 2 bases in 1 codon; deleted 1 base in 1 codon), which translates to MKALSRAVAAFSTFNTTRPRLFTFPNPSTSSSRLLPSFKLKRFSIFSVQQPPPALGFYAGVTTMVEGSAFQPLSVQVKDHINLSPKEEQIFNRLLQVVEHYNMGTQLRVAGGWVRDKLLGKECYDIDIALDNMYGREFCEKVNEYLSASGEETQGVGVIQCNPDQSKHLETARMRLFDVWIDFVNLRAEDYSENSRIPTMKFGTAKQDADRRDLTINSLFYNINTRSVEDLTERGIADLKSGKIVTPLPPKQTFLDDPLRVLRAIRFGARFGFILDEELKKAAADEDVRVAIANKISRERIGHEIDLMMSGDQPVKAMTYIADLKLFSAVFSLPSDFEPSIPDGCDRLCVSCLGSAWELLNFIGRSSFSDDQRRLCLYAALFXPFRETIYRDNKAKKIPVVNYIFRNSLKLKASDAEIVMSLHTVTKKFVTLISLLVSKDDIQVLEVDWKRDTIEVPIASKLRILTGLLLREIKEFWRVALLLSMQLHPVDVVSSTSFSNENFELDKSSGLFETVENAVRTLGLEKVWEMKPLVNGKEIMNILEIKSGGPVVREWQQKLLEWQLAHPSGSAEECIDWMKQAQSKRARTE; encoded by the exons ATGAAGGCTTTGAGTAGAGCCGTAGCAGCATTTTCAACATTCAATACAACTCGCCCTCGTCTCTTCACTTTCCCAAACccttctacttcttcttctcGCCTTCTTCCGTCCTTCAAACTAAAGAGATTTTCTATCTTCTCCGTTCAACAACCGCCGCCGGCGTTAGGGTTTTACGCCGGAGTTACAACAATGGTGGAGGGCTCAGCATTTCAGCCGTTGTCAGTTCAAGTGAAGGACCATATTAATTTATCGCCGAAAGAGGAGCAGATATTCAACCGTCTTCTTCAAGTTGTCGAGCATTATAATATGGGAACACAGCTTCGTGTTGCTGGTGGTTGGGTTCGCGATAAG CTGCTAGGTAAAGAGTGCTATGATATTGATATTGCTCTTGACAACATGTATGGACGAGAATTCTGTGAGAAAGTGAACGAGTACTTGTCAGCATCAGGTGAGGAAACCCAAGGAGTTGGTGTTATCCAGTG CAATCCCGATCAGTCAAAACACTTGGAAACAGCGAGGATGCGCCTTTTCGACGTATGGATTGATTTTGTCAACTTAAGAGCAGAAGACTACAGTGAGAACAGTCGAATTCCAACAATG AAATTTGGGACTGCAAAACAGGATGCTGATCGCAGGGATTTAACCATTAATAG CTTGTTTTACAACATTAACACCAGATCAGTCGAAGATCTTACAGAAAGAG GCATTGCAGATCTGAAGTCTGGAAAAATTGTCACTCCACTACCTCCAAAACAGACCTTTTTGGATGATCCCCTAAGAGTTCTTCGAGCTATTCGTTTTG GTGCAAGATTTGGGTTTATATTAGATGAAGAACTAAAGAAGGCAGCTGCAGATGAAGACGTGAGAGTTGCTATTGCTAATAAAATTAGCAGAGAACGCATAGGACATGAA ATTGATCTTATGATGTCTGGTGACCAACCGGTCAAAGCAATGACTTATATTGCTGACTTGAAGTTATTTTCGGCTGTATTTAGTCTTCCTTCTGATTTTGAGCCATCAATTCCTGATGGATGTGATAG GCTGTGTGTTTCTTGCTTGGGTTCAGCTTGGGAACTTTTAAACTTTATTGGACGCTCCTCATTTTCA GATGATCAGAGGAGACTTTGCCTGTATGCTGCTTTATT GCCATTCAGAGAGACCATTTATAGAGATAACAAAGCCAAAAAG ATTCCAGTTGTCAATTATATTTTTCGCAATTCTCTCAAGTTGAAGGCCAGTGATGCGGAAATA GTCATGAGCTTGCATACGGTAACTAAGAAGTTTGTCACCTTAATTTCACTACTCGTTTCTAAAGACGATATCCAAGTTCTTGAAGTTGATTGG AAAAGGGATACCATTGAGGTTCCAATAGCTTCAAAACTTAGAATATTGACTG GTTTGCTACTTCgagaaattaaagaattttGGCGTGTCGCTCTTCTTCTATCTATGCAGCTACATCCTGTTGACGTTGTGTCCTCTACAAGTTTCTCAAATGAGAACTTTGAACTGGACAAGAGTAGCGGATTATTTGAGACAGTAGAGAATGCAGTAAGAACACTAG GTCTGGAAAAGGTTTGGGAAATGAAACCACTGGTTAATGGAAAGGAAATTATGAACATTTTGGAGATTAAAAGTGGAGGGCCAGTTGTTAGAGAATGG CAACAAAAACTGCTGGAGTGGCAGCTCGCTCACCCTTCTGGTTCAGCTGAAGAATGCATCGACTGGATGAAGCAAGCACAGTCAAAACGTGCAAGAACCGAGTAG